The Candidatus Latescibacterota bacterium genomic sequence ATCATCTTAAGAAAACCGGTATGGTAGTGCTGAATATTCAAAGACTTATGGGAGGTCGCATTAATGAGGGTATTCTTCTTTCGTCAAATCCTGAAGCAGATGTCAGTCCTAATAAATTTTCAGGTAGAGTCATGCGCATGCCTTTCATGGAAGGGTCACCAGAATATTTAAGGTTAATTGTTTTAACTGCTGCAAATCCTTCACTTGATGATTTCCTCCCAATTCCATTATCCTGTACTCCATATATTCAGATATTTTTTCGCCACCACAGTTTTAGTGTTAAATAAAAATTCCTTTTACTTGATGGGGACACTGCGGTGCCCTATTGGCGTGAAGAATATGTTCAAGAAAAATCTTTTGCGACCGTATCTGGAAAAGGTGTTCGACGAATATTCCCCAGACGGCAGACCGGATTTGAAGGTGTTGAAGTTCGGGATGGTCTTGCCCCCGTTTTAGGTCCAACCTGAGGGTGAGTTTTGGGCATAAAATTATGGGGGGCCGGTACCTCCCCGGGACTGGAGCGTAGCGGAAGGCCCGGGGAGGTACCGGGATGCAAACTCCGAGGGTGGAACATTTCCAAGACTGCTGTGAGGTCTTTGTTCATTGTAATCTTTCCGCCACGCTTCCACTTTTTCCTGTGCGTCGTCAAGACTCATAAACCAGTGTTCATTCAGGCACTCCTGGCGGAGTCTTGCATTGAATGCCTCTATGAACGCATTGTCCGTGGGCTTGCCGGGCCTGCTGAAATCAAGTTGCACTTTGTTCCAGTACGCCCACAGATCGACATCCTTCGATATGAACTCCGGCCCGTTGTCCACACGGATAGTTTCCGGCTTTCCGTGCTCGGCGCTGATCTTCTCAAGTTGCTTCACGACTTCAATTCCCCTGATGCGCTGGGCAACGTGTGTTGCCAGACTCTCACGGGTATGGTTATCCACTATCGTTAAAATCCTGATTCGGCGTCCATCATATAGCTGATCGCTCATGAAGTCCATACTCCAGCATTCGTTCTTCTTCGATGCCGTGGGGCGGATTTCCCGTTTCAGACACGCCACGCGTCTCCTGGGCGGCTTCTTCCTCATTGCAAGCCCTTCTTCACGGTACAACCTGTAAACTCTCTTGTGATTCACCTTCCAGCCTTCCCTCTCCAGCAATACATGAATTCTTCTATACCCGTATCCAACACGGGAAAACGCTATATCCCTGATCCTCATTCTCAGTGCCGGCTGAGGGTCTGCCACGCTTTCATACCTGATTGCCGATCTTGCGAATTTCAGCGTCATGCAGGCCCGCCGCTGCGATACCTCGTACGCAATCTGAAGCTCCTGCACGAGATCCCTTTTCACGGCAGGCCTCAGAGCTTTTTTGACAGCACATCCTGGAGCATCTGTTTGTCCAGGGTAAGATCCGCCACCAGACGTTTCAGCCTGATGTTCTCATCTTCAAGCTGCTTGAGGCGGCGAACTTCAGCTGTCCCCAGCCCCTTATACTTCTTCTTCCATCGGCAAAATGTCTGCTCAGCGATCCCCATCTTCCGGCAGATTTCCTGCACCGGTGTTCCACTCTCCGCCTGCCTCAGCGCAAATGTTATCTGCTCTTCACTGAATCTTTTCTTCATTTCCTGATCTCCTTTTCCCTTGCGATTTATTATCCATTTTCTCGCTCAGGTTTTGGACCAGGAAACGGGGTTCAGACCATCCTTACTGGTGGTAATACCTTTCTATAGCGAAAGGATCTCACTTGCTTCACTGCCCAACCGCAGGGAGACAGGAGGTCGACCGGAGGTTGGGCAGTGAAGAGAAATATTTTCCTCGCCACATTCCTGTGCAAATTCCTTCGGTGTCTTGTATCCCAGGCTGCTGTGTGGGCGCAATTCATTATACTCGCGCCGCCAGTTTTCTACTATTTTCTGTGCTTCTTTTTTGTTTCTGAATAATTCCCGGTTAAGGCATTCGGCCCGAAGGCGCGAGTTGAAACTTTCGACGTATGGGTTTTCCCAGGGGCTGCCGGGTGTGATGAATATCGTGGAGCATCCCTGTTCTTCCAGCCACTTGCAGAGGGACCGGGCTATGAACTCCGGGCCGTTGTCGCTTCGGATGTGCTTCGGCGCACCGCGAAGCAGGAACAGCCAGCTGAGGGTGTCCATTACTTTGCGTGATGTTATGGAGCTGTCTACGCGAAGTTCCAGGCACTCCCTGGTATATTCGTCTACTACCACGAGTATGCGAATCTTCTCTCCGCGCTCTGTGCTGTCGGCCACAAAGTCGTAGCTCCATACGTGGTTCCTGTACTGTGCTTTGTTCACTGTTTCCACTGTGTTACCGTGCCGTTTCTTCTTCGGCCTGCGCCGGGGCAGTTGC encodes the following:
- a CDS encoding IS3 family transposase (programmed frameshift), which produces MKKRFSEEQITFALRQAESGTPVQEICRKMGIAEQTFCRWKKKYKGLGTAEVRRLKQLEDENIRLKRLVADLTLDKQMLQDVLFKKALRPAVKRDLVQELQIAYEVSQRRACMTLKFARSAIRYESVADPQPALRMRIRDIAFSRVGYGYRRIHVLLEREGWKVNHKRVYRLYREEGLAMRKKPPRRRVACLKREIRPTASKKNECWSMDFMSDQLYDGRRIRILTIVDNHTRESLATHVAQRIRGIEVVKQLEKISAEHGKPETIRVDNGPEFISKDVDLWAYWNKVQLDFSRPGKPTDNAFIEAFNARLRQECLNEHWFMSLDDAQEKVEAWRKDYNEQRPHSSLGNVPPSEFASRYLPGPSATLQSRGGTGPP
- a CDS encoding IS3 family transposase; the encoded protein is MVSPSDRKTAAKALIKDWGFSENKGCALAGISRTGFRYVPVVRKDETEIRSRIKELAWIHKKYGYRMIAALLDREGKKVNHKRVHRIWKAEGLQLPRRRPKKKRHGNTVETVNKAQYRNHVWSYDFVADSTERGEKIRILVVVDEYTRECLELRVDSSITSRKVMDTLSWLFLLRGAPKHIRSDNGPEFIARSLCKWLEEQGCSTIFITPGSPWENPYVESFNSRLRAECLNRELFRNKKEAQKIVENWRREYNELRPHSSLGYKTPKEFAQECGEENISLHCPTSGRPPVSLRLGSEASEILSL